One Alkalispirochaeta americana DNA window includes the following coding sequences:
- a CDS encoding two-component system sensor histidine kinase NtrB: MRGLVKRALEKISKLDNEQIEQLLLVMAEENERLAVTLDSMSDGVLITDTEHRLVLVNKAAERMIPLVTGKPMGERPLWDVILDRDIATFTEMILSREDTVSDQEFALDHAGVTRILSCSILPMVKDGHVRGNILQVVDISEKRTREARLRRAESLASLTTLAAGVAHEIKNPLGSIGIHAQLLEKSVDCLDCPDSGTMKEYLEVISEEIERLNRIVVDFLFAVRPMDTQLEPADLNQLLDDLLNFLRYELEEGGIKLERDLDPAVPELDLDRRYFKQALLNIVKNAMSAMPQGGTLRVITQVRGDEALVRISDTGLGMSPEVLEKIFEPYFTTRDFGSGIGLTLVYKVVKEHMGDISVHSREGRGSTFTITLPVPQREQRLITWEGNRPREDHLSREGQTTRNGQIPRREATES, translated from the coding sequence ATGAGAGGCTTGGTAAAACGGGCGCTGGAAAAAATATCCAAGCTGGATAACGAGCAGATTGAACAGCTGCTCCTTGTGATGGCCGAAGAGAACGAACGCCTGGCTGTAACCCTGGATTCCATGAGCGACGGCGTGTTGATCACCGATACAGAGCACCGTCTTGTCCTGGTTAACAAGGCGGCCGAACGGATGATCCCTCTGGTCACGGGGAAGCCCATGGGAGAACGGCCGCTCTGGGATGTGATCCTGGACAGGGATATCGCCACCTTTACCGAGATGATCCTCTCCCGGGAAGACACTGTATCGGATCAGGAGTTTGCCCTGGATCATGCGGGGGTTACCCGCATTCTGAGTTGCAGCATTCTTCCTATGGTGAAGGATGGCCACGTCCGGGGGAACATCCTCCAGGTGGTGGACATCTCTGAAAAGCGAACCCGCGAGGCGCGGCTCCGGCGTGCCGAGAGTCTGGCCAGCCTCACCACCCTCGCTGCGGGCGTAGCCCATGAGATAAAAAACCCCCTGGGATCGATCGGTATCCATGCCCAGCTTCTTGAGAAGAGCGTGGACTGCCTGGATTGCCCCGATTCCGGCACCATGAAGGAATATCTGGAGGTTATCAGCGAGGAGATCGAGCGGCTGAACCGGATCGTGGTGGATTTTCTCTTTGCCGTGCGCCCCATGGACACGCAGCTGGAACCAGCTGATCTGAACCAGCTTCTGGATGATCTGCTCAACTTCCTGCGCTACGAGCTGGAAGAGGGGGGGATCAAGCTGGAGCGCGATCTTGATCCGGCCGTCCCCGAGCTTGATCTGGACCGGCGCTATTTCAAACAGGCCCTTCTGAACATCGTGAAAAACGCCATGAGCGCCATGCCTCAGGGAGGAACCCTTCGTGTTATCACCCAGGTGCGGGGCGATGAGGCGCTGGTGCGTATCAGTGATACCGGCCTGGGTATGTCCCCGGAGGTGCTGGAAAAGATCTTCGAACCCTATTTCACAACCAGAGATTTCGGCAGCGGCATTGGCCTTACCCTGGTCTACAAGGTGGTGAAAGAACACATGGGTGACATCTCTGTTCATTCCCGGGAGGGGAGGGGGTCTACCTTCACGATCACCTTGCCCGTCCCTCAGCGAGAGCAACGTCTTATCACCTGGGAAGGCAATCGCCCCCGGGAGGATCATCTGTCCCGGGAAGGCCAGACTACCCGGAACGGTCAAATACCCCGGAGAGAGGCCACCGAATCATGA
- a CDS encoding CvpA family protein, which translates to MDLSGLDIVFLIIIVFLSLRAAFRGFVRECLSMAAVILGIGVAVIFSGVVAVYVQPWIGSGAWSQVLSFLGLFLLVYLVVKIFESALDRLVEKINLESLDRALGFFLGIAEGILVSFILVLVLQLQPVFDARGIIAESLVAQFLLPLLPYAERLISG; encoded by the coding sequence GTGGATTTATCGGGTCTGGATATCGTCTTTTTGATCATCATCGTCTTTCTCTCCCTTCGGGCGGCTTTCCGGGGCTTTGTCCGGGAGTGTCTTTCCATGGCTGCGGTTATTTTGGGAATCGGTGTGGCCGTTATTTTTTCCGGGGTAGTGGCTGTCTACGTACAGCCCTGGATCGGTTCGGGAGCCTGGTCGCAGGTTCTTTCATTTTTGGGGCTTTTTTTGCTGGTCTATCTGGTGGTAAAAATCTTCGAAAGTGCCCTGGATCGGCTTGTAGAGAAGATCAATCTGGAAAGCCTCGATCGGGCCCTGGGTTTTTTTCTGGGAATTGCCGAGGGTATTCTGGTTTCCTTTATACTGGTTCTGGTTCTTCAGCTTCAGCCTGTCTTCGATGCCCGAGGGATCATCGCAGAGAGTCTGGTGGCACAATTTCTTTTGCCCCTGCTTCCCTATGCAGAGCGATTGATTAGCGGATAG
- the murG gene encoding undecaprenyldiphospho-muramoylpentapeptide beta-N-acetylglucosaminyltransferase, which translates to MSTIVFTGGGTGGHVYPGLAVYRELSRDHQEKVLWIGSRRGIERGIVGGEGLRYRSVPTGKLRRYFDWQNFLDLFRVAAGFFAALWILKREGASLVFSKGGFVAVPVVAAARVAGIPVVVHESDADPGLATRLTAPLARVICLPYEESIQAFSPSLRGRVVVTGNPVRREFFSDSSRHALSLVGLQDEGLPVILVTGGSLGAHQLNRYVREQIKALTEIALVVHQTGDHGKELIGEIAAEAVPGRYAGFPSFSEEFAPLLQRSDLVICRAGAGSIWELAVTATPAVLVPLSSASSRGDQVRNAARYAASGAALVFEGGPEDSKDLLVMVQSLLEDSPRRAAMAEAARSFAGGNSARSIAGIIGRIIE; encoded by the coding sequence GTGAGTACCATTGTTTTCACCGGTGGAGGCACCGGCGGGCACGTTTACCCTGGTCTTGCGGTATACCGGGAGCTTTCCCGGGATCACCAGGAGAAGGTCCTCTGGATCGGGTCCCGCCGGGGGATCGAGCGCGGAATTGTGGGGGGCGAGGGGCTTCGTTACCGGAGTGTTCCCACGGGTAAGTTGCGCCGGTATTTTGACTGGCAAAACTTCCTGGACCTCTTCCGGGTAGCGGCGGGGTTTTTTGCAGCTCTCTGGATACTCAAGCGCGAAGGGGCGTCCCTGGTTTTTTCCAAGGGAGGCTTTGTGGCTGTCCCCGTGGTTGCGGCAGCGCGGGTTGCGGGAATACCCGTGGTTGTTCACGAGTCCGATGCCGATCCCGGGCTTGCCACCCGATTGACGGCACCTCTGGCCCGGGTGATCTGCCTTCCCTATGAGGAATCAATCCAGGCCTTTTCACCTTCCCTTCGTGGAAGAGTTGTCGTTACGGGAAACCCCGTGCGGCGGGAGTTCTTTTCTGATTCTTCCCGGCATGCGCTTTCTCTGGTGGGGCTTCAGGACGAGGGGTTGCCGGTGATTCTTGTCACGGGGGGGTCTCTGGGGGCTCACCAGCTGAACCGGTACGTTCGGGAGCAGATCAAGGCGCTTACGGAGATCGCTCTGGTGGTTCACCAGACAGGCGACCACGGGAAAGAATTGATCGGGGAGATCGCTGCCGAGGCTGTCCCCGGCAGGTACGCAGGATTCCCCTCATTTTCCGAAGAGTTTGCCCCTCTTCTGCAGAGAAGCGATCTGGTAATATGTCGGGCCGGGGCGGGATCAATCTGGGAACTGGCTGTGACGGCGACTCCGGCGGTCCTGGTTCCCCTCAGTTCGGCCTCATCCCGGGGGGATCAGGTGCGAAACGCCGCACGCTACGCCGCTTCTGGCGCAGCCCTGGTCTTTGAGGGAGGTCCGGAAGATTCGAAGGATCTCCTGGTGATGGTGCAAAGCCTTCTGGAGGATAGCCCCCGGAGGGCGGCCATGGCCGAGGCTGCTCGATCCTTTGCAGGAGGGAACAGCGCCAGGAGCATTGCGGGAATAATCGGGCGCATTATAGAATAG